One Aquarana catesbeiana isolate 2022-GZ linkage group LG06, ASM4218655v1, whole genome shotgun sequence genomic region harbors:
- the LOC141148036 gene encoding uncharacterized protein, whose product MNAAVKNEAMPVYYENFQNNLDYSNDAKDNFQYTHHSLDDYGNPRSIQGIQTDDADEIGVTTISYDQTEDQVPASIEPQEDLTNEEDQVTAATEPQEDLTNGPDQVTAATQQQEELTDEEVREVEVQNLFDVKENRIVVIIIGVGGSVVGLLIVLSLGGRHIYLKHKKRRWKSIRREAKRKKGKQRVPEVTVEEGLPNYSDAIPPQDTPQESPPTTSDGRKVTFDLPPSPGSSSELMKAKQKRGKLKVPEAAVEEGIPNDTNAILLQMTPQESPPTSSKKKKVTFNLPPSPRSSSPPSLLTRLSIVPSVESRNTSQSVAKVPLVEFPIDPSNAVASATIHYGQSSAASSITFQFISESDLLMHPYKGPSSPAPDAQVLRVPH is encoded by the exons ATGAATGCAGCTGTAAAAAATGAGG CCATGCCTGTGTACTATGAGAATTTCCAAAACAATCTGGACTATAGCAATGATGCAAAGGACAATTTCCAGTACACCCACCACAGCCTGGATGATTATGGCAATCCCCGAAGCATTCAGGGTATCCAAACCGATGATGCAGATGAGATAG GTGTCACTACTATAAGTTATGACCAAACGGAAGACCAAGTTCCTGCTTCCATAGAGCCGCAGGAAGACCTGACCAATGAGGAAGATCAAGTCACTGCAGCCACAGAGCCGCAGGAAGACCTGACCAATGGACCAGACCAAGTCACCGCAGCCACACAGCAGCAGGAAGAACTGACTGATGAGGAGGTGCGAGAGGTTGAGGTCCAAAATCTCTTTGACGTAAAAGAGAACAGAATAGTAGTCATTATTATAGGCGTTGGAGGATCTGTCGTAGGACTACTTATTGTTTTGAGTCTGGGTGGCCGACACATATACTTAAA ACATAAGAAGAGACGGTGGAAATCCATACGGAGGGAAGCCAAACGAAAGAAAGGCAAACAGAGGGTACCAGAGGTAACAGTTGAGGAAGGCCTCCCAAATTATTCTGATGCCATCCCTCCACAGGACACACCTCAGGAGTCTCCACCAACTACTTCTGATGGAAGAAAGGTCACCTTCGACCTCCCTCCATCACCAGGCAGTTCCTCAGAACTAATGAAAGCTAAACAAAAGAGAGGCAAACTGAAGGTACCAGAGGCAGCAGTTGAGGAAGGCATACCAAATGATACAAATGCCATCCTTCTGCAGATGACACCTCAGGAGTCTCCACCAACTTCCTCTAAGAAAAAAAAGGTCACCTTTAACCTCCCTCCATCACCAAGAAGTTCAAGTCCGCCCTCTTTGTTAACAAGATTATCTATAGTGCCATCAGTTGAGTCTAGGAACACATCACAGTCTGTTGCTAAAGTCCCATTGGTGGAATTTCCCATCGATCCATCCAATGCTGTGGCTTCAGCTACCATTCACTATGGGCAGTCAAGTGCAGCTTCATCTATCACTTTTCAGTTTATTTCGGAAAGTGACCTACTTATGCACCCATACAAAGGGCCATCTTCGCCTGCACCGGATGCACAGGTGCTCCGGGTGCCACATTGA